A single window of Lutzomyia longipalpis isolate SR_M1_2022 chromosome 1, ASM2433408v1 DNA harbors:
- the LOC129796975 gene encoding uncharacterized protein LOC129796975, protein MEASGGETATLRQSGGGQPVVRSRPNSLLGPEREPVNFNVSLVGAPPEVEQLVDHIKQVAEQFLYHWKTFPIVLPNPLCGGNSSSSASSNGNRKSRPINLRDLFIAPPFDELDAVAADGNGEPRRLTNTQLRSLRERGEFEVASLNFPGQVHRWRLSQLLQKGSERAHDSLLSDLALAARFIVVTAKSRLTGHFFSVAQGARAFFDGLIKILDMLVGVPSLMAHNLDYKIKEERCRFLVAELVCRPEYEDCMDSLTAYVRHQLRRATMEKFEVECDTNAQPIPYLFLTPKGQEIDLRLFSRDIMRKALPILIGILERETRGWFLHFRERLIAEMREKKMPDEEIEEEVNEAVMKEYLQRVYSSILSNTDLEVLGAGIPQLLVQQAQSVVIMHKAVEKIQRELKHCREEQQKNLTETHPVLSRVAPWLRSRLSSAELSKLTKTTWSAHEEALKGCSKHNLQQTAYFLNRDMVFMKEREPVLLKELRNAKTPTRNFQWPCRIWSPQSWIIRRNFQGQSEVIPTVICQQATSIVTPRSDPSQPVFLVEKEVNRTTSTRWPLWRLLNLIQRTWCWTWNMMFLLGIVVPWCSPLGLRALFCMKPFMHDLELSQINGTLFPRKTSITQTMASRLVELWRHISKARTHFETEPDTGFIGKGMTRHMNRVWNYVFKGFLGTLLIIFIFPLLCITVSLASIVCAITAPLWVPVVTLLLHLYMMLIFDLDCPEATRNRYGVLFEAVVWNILCQGCLQPLMAVFVATCICPLTSVVVLCVGLTRYWLRLLWDSMTFHLFIKKCGRVPASDSLAVRRIAGPGLALDYYFIIKPEQALAAFEAKMEMEELNAFEFAIEAVIMQPQKDFSQFVKACFGPFSAELSKTGPYRNLERESNDLIASLREKLEKRRRDLQTGLTPAVKSKIKMSTMDLKIAIQQGAHLLERFYPAHILPHLSLSEDEFWETKGISHGDWAGLAGVHYMEIFSLDFLTPVSETETQFKLEPHQQLDLSRYSEMVQNASDIMGVNGPDLLGNVYAPRGNIQVHSPYLEVSAFNPRSRITMNFRKAEKRHDNIPTGLTTPRVRARRQQPVNNSNPPWRPWKRKHGERNPAEKLLIPLPIPHPVHITIAIHNRDSEQPIPLDSELCWEILRAIEDCHGDLQAVSAIARFRGGVADSSLDSLGSQTSDDTNDSRESIAAVTGVALGTTETLPCGNRTTAIQTTQSETNCFHWTLSNWGAAQAAKRRNTSGTVRVDLASPEDISLDTDSSRAMYSGGAYGTNV, encoded by the exons ATGGAGGCGTCCGGAGGAGAGACAGCAACTCTCCGTCAGAGTGGTGGTGGTCAACCGGTCGTGAGGTCAAGGCCAAACAGTTTACTAGGACCCGAGAGGGAGCCTGTGAATTTCAATGTGAGCCTCGTGGGGGCTCCACCTGAAGTGGAGCAACTTGTTGATCATATAAAACAAGTTGCTGAGCAATTTCTCTATCATTGGAAAACATTTCCAATTG TTCTACCCAATCCGCTATGTGGGGGCAATAGCTCCTCGTCGGCATCTTCGAATGGCAATAGGAAATCACGTCCGATAAACTTACGTGATTTATTCATTGCACCACCTTTCGATGAATTGGACGCCGTGGCGGCAGATGGGAATGGTGAACCGCGTCGATTGACCAACACACAGCTGAGATCACTCCGAGAGAGAGG GGAATTCGAGGTGGCAAGCTTGAATTTTCCGGGACAAGTGCATCGTTGGCGTTTGTCGCAGCTGCTGCAGAAGGGTTCTGAACGTGCACACGATTCTCTACTGAGTGATTTGGCATTGGCGGCACGTTTTATTGTGGTGACGGCTAAATCACGTCTCACGGGGCATTTTTTCAGCGTTGCCCAGGGTGCACGGGCATTCTTCGATGGCCTCATCAAGATATTGGATATGCTTGTTGGTGTCCCATCCCTCATGGCACACAATCTCGATTACAAGATTAAGGAGGAACGCTGCCGTTTCCTCGTGGCAGAACTTGTTTGCCGG CCAGAATATGAAGATTGTATGGATTCCCTAACAGCGTATGTTAGGCATCAATTGAGACGAGCAACAATGGAGAAATTTGAAGTGGAATGTGACACAAATGCACAACCAATTCCATATCTCTTCCTCACGCCCAAGGGTCAAGAGATTGATTTGAGGCTGTTCTCTCGGGATATTATGAGGAAAGCACTGCCAATATTGATTGGTATACTCGAGAGGGAGACAAGAGGGTGGTTTCTTCACTTTCGCGAGCGCCTCATTGCTGAGATGCGAGAAAAGAAGATGCCCGATGAGGAGATTGAAGAg GAGGTAAATGAGGCCGTAATGAAGGAATACCTGCAGCGTGTTTACAGTTCAATTCTCTCCAATACGGACTTGGAAGTTTTGGGTGCGGGTATACCGCAGCTGTTGGTGCAGCAAGCTCAATCGGTGGTGATTATGCATAAGGCCGTGGAGAAGATTCAGCGTGAATTGAAGCATTGTCGCGAGGAGCAGCAGAAGAATCTCACGGAAACACATCCAGTACTGTCTCGCGTGGCACCGTGGCTTCGATCGCGTCTCTCGTCGGCTGAACTGTCGAAACTCACAAAGACAACGTGGTCAGCGCACGAGGAGGCACTCAAGGGGTGCTCAAAGCACAATCTCCAGCAAACGGCGTACTTCCTTAATCGTGACATGGTGTTCATGAAGGAGCGTGAGCCAGTGCTGCTGAAGGAGTTGCGCAATGCGAAGACACCAACGAGGAATTTTCAGTGGCCCTGTCGTATTTGGTCACCGCAATCGTGGATCATTCGACGCAATTTTCAAGGACAATCGGAGGTGATACCGACGGTTATTTGTCAGCAGGCCACATCCATTGTCACCCCACGCAGTGATCCCAGTCAACCGGTGTTCCTCGTGGAGAAGGAGGTGAATCGCACAACAAGTACCCGATGGCCACTGTGGCGCCTTCTCAATCTCATTCAGCGTACTTGGTGCTGGACGTGGAATATGATGTTCCTCCTGGGTATTGTTGTACCGTGGTGTAGTCCACTGGGATTGCGTGCGTTGTTCTGCATGAAGCCATTTATGCACGATTTGGAGTTATCGCAAATTAATGGGACACTCTTCCCACGAAAGACCAGCATTACCCAAACAATGGCATCTCGCCTCGTGGAACTCTGGAGACACATATCAAAA GCACGAACACACTTTGAAACGGAACCGGATACCGGGTTCATTGGCAAAGGAATGACTCGGCACATGAATCGTGTGTGGAATTATGTTTTTAAAGGCTTCCTTGGAACACTGCTCATCATATTTATCTTCCCCCTACTCTGTATCACTGTCAGCCTTGCGAGTATAGTGTGTGCAATAACGGCACCTCTGTGGGTGCCTGTGGTTACGCTCCTTCTGCACCTGTACATGATGCTCATCTTCGATTTAGACTGTCCGGAAGCAACGAGAAATCGCTATGGGGTCCTCTTTGAGGCTGTCGTGTGGAATATTCTCTGTCAGGGATGTCTACAGCCTCTAATGGCTGTCTTTGTGGCAACATGCATCTGCCCACTGACGTCTGTTGTTGTTCTCTGTGTTGGATTAACACGCTACTGGCTGAGATTGCTCTGGGATTCCATGACATTCCATTTGTTCATCAAGAAGTGCGGTCGGGTGCCAGCTAGTGATAGTCTAGCTGTTCGACGGATTGCCGGTCCGGGCTTAGCGCTTGATTACTACTTCATTATAAAGCCGGAGCAAGCTCTTGCGGCATTTGAGGCAAAGATGGAGATGGAGGAATTGAATGCCTTTGAATTTGCCATTGAAGCCGTTATAATGCAACCTCAGAAGGATTTCAGTCAATTCGTAAAAGCATGCTTTGGCCCATTCTCCGCGGAACTCTCCAAGACGGGTCCCTATCGGAATTTGGAGCGAGAAAGCAATGATCTGATTGCATCGTTGAGGGAGAAATTGGAGAAGAGAAGACGTGATTTACAGACAGGCCTGACACCGGCTGTAAAGTCCAAGATTAAAATGTCCACGATGGATTTGAAGATTGCCATTCAACAGGGTGCCCATCTGCTTGAGAGATTCTACCCAGCACACATTCTTCCGCATCTATCGCTGTCAGAAGATGAATTTTGGGAGACAAAGGGTATTTCTCATGGGGATTGGGCTGGGTTGGCAGGTGTGCACTACATGGAGATCTTCAGTTTGGACTTTCTCACTCCGGTGAGTGAGACTGAAACGCAATTCAAGTTGGAACCGCATCAGCAGCTTGATCTATCGCGCTACAGTGAAATGGTACAAAATGCCAGTGATATAATGGGTGTCAATGGGCCAGATCTCTTGGGGAATGTATATGCACCACGTGGGAATATTCAAGTACATTCACCATATCTCGAAGTGTCAGCCTTCAATCCACGCTCCCGGATCACAATGAACTTCCGGAAGGCAGAAAAGCGACA cgATAATATTCCAACGGGCTTGACCACACCAAGGGTGCGTGCTCGTCGGCAGCAGCCGGTGAATAATTCCAATCCACCGTGGAGACCGTGGAAACGAAAACACGGTGAACGAAATCCAGCTGAGAAGCTTCTTATTCCACTTCCAATCCCACATCCTGTTCATATTACCATTGCAATCCACAATAGGGATTCTGAGCAACCTATTCCGCTTGATTCTGAGCTCTGTTGGGAGATTTTGCGCGCTATTGAGGACTGCCACGGGGATTTGCAG GCTGTGAGTGCAATTGCTCGCTTCCGTGGTGGTGTAGCGGATTCGAGTCTCGATTCACTGGGATCACAGACATCGGATGATACAAATGACTCCCGGGAGAGTATTGCTGCGGTCACGGGTGTGGCATTGGGTACAACGGAGACACTGCCATGTGGGAATCGAACAACAGCCATCCAGACGACACAGTCAGAAACAAATTGCTTCCACTGGACACTCAGCAATTGGGGTGCGGCTCAAGCAGCCAAACGACGCAACACTTCCGGTACCGTACGCGTTGATTTAGCCAGCCCTGAAGACATTTCCCTGGACACTGATAGTTCCAGGGCAATGTACAGTGGTGGAGCTTATGGGACGAATGTCTAA
- the LOC129797005 gene encoding anaphase-promoting complex subunit 7 produces MTSLFENLKKLYDYELYSDVMTLAELILSSYDRHRHILSHQEHFLTLMYYGDALWNEHRYRRAESFYRSALQAKKVLTKLKSPTSKQATEPSDPFPETEIKFKIAKCLVELKQSQEAITVLQSIPVKQRSPKINALYGRLSQHNGHDRCAVSSYKEVLKECPLALNIMDGLLQLGVKGIEVNSLVVDATHWPQCSDWLTHWIEASAFIAFRKYPQAIQILKNLENESLIQDYNKLLVLIGESHYHNADYINALNYLKRAHTLHPQSTDGIMILSSLYAKKNKISELEKLITPSVSVWEYTTENWFIMAQYLFVTGKYERAAYFAQKACFLDSRNIEAILLKANIFLELKKYKDALLHLRTVQLYAPYRFEMYKGLVDTYMRMLRFREAQTMASNAVRFLGQSPRTFVLLARTYVRDVMVKFQAKSMLEKALELDENYLPAVFMMAELMQEEGDSTGAIKLLKKQASLQPNSKIHSMLGDILASEKDQSSALENYTIALSLDPSNRKAITGLLAMGQPTGNTKIDNSYVTPSTVEEGTSYPYELEEIPAPDIESESEAMWSDVEVEINST; encoded by the exons ATGACATCCCTTTTTGAGAATCTCAAGAAACTCTACGACTACGAGTTGTACTCGGATGTTATGACTTtg GCTGAATTGATTCTATCGTCGTATGATCGACACCGACACATCCTGTCTCACCAGGAGCACTTTCTGACCCTCATGTACTACGGGGATGCTCTGTGGAATGAGCACAGATACAGAAGAGCGGAGAGTTTCTATCGGTCTGCACTGCAGGCCAAAAAAGTCCTGACAAAACTCAAATCACCCACCAGTAAGCAAGCCACAGAGCCATCTGATCCATTCCCAGAGactgaaattaaattcaaaattgccAAGTGTTTGGTGGAGTTGAAACAATCCCAGGAAGCCATCACGGTGCTCCAGTCCATTCCAGTTAAGCAGAGATCACCGAAAATCAATGCTCTCTACGGGCGATTGTCCCAACACAACGGTCACGATCGGTGTGCTGTTAGTTCCTACAAGGAGGTGCTGAAAGAGTGCCCATTGGCACTTAATATCATGGATGGACTGCTGCAGTTGGGCGTTAAGGGGATCGAAGTGAATTCTCTTGTGGTCGATGCCACCCACTGGCCACAGTGCTCCGACTGGCTGACCCATTGGATTGAGGCGAGTGCCTTTATCGCCTTCCGGAAATACCCACAAGCCATTCAGATCCTCAAAAATCTCGAGAATGAGTCCCTCATTCAAGACTACAACAAACTTTTGGTGCTAATTGGGGAAAGTCACTATCACAATGCCGACTACATCAATGCACTGAATTATCTCAAACGGGCCCACACACTCCATCCTCAGTCCACGGATGGCATTATGATACTCTCGAGCTTGTAtgcaaagaagaataaaattagcGAACTGGAAAAGCTGATAACACCATCCGTATCTGTATGGGAATACACCACGGAGAATTGGTTCATAATGGCACAGTATCTCTTTGTCACGGGAAAGTACGAGAGAGCGGCGTACTTTGCACAAAAGGCATGCTTCCTCGATAGTCGCAACATTGAGGCGATCTTACTCAAAGCCAACATCTTTCTGGAACTAAAGAAATACAAAGATGCCCTGCTTCACTTGCGAACTGTCCAATTG TACGCTCCCTATCGATTTGAGATGTACAAAGGACTCGTGGATACATACATGCGAATGCTACGCTTCCGCGAGGCACAGACAATGGCTTCGAATGCAGTGAGATTTCTGGGTCAGAGCCCAAGGACATTTGTCCTCTTGGCACGTACTTACGTGCGAGATGTAATGGTGAAATTCCAGGCTAAATCAATGCTGGAGAAAGCCCTGGAATTGGATGAGAACTACCTCCCGGCTGTATTTATGATGGCGGAACTTATGCAGGAGGAGGGTGACAGCACGGGAGCTATAAAATTGCTGAAGAAACAAGCGAGTTTGCAGCCAAATAGTAAAATTCATTCGATGCTCGGTGATATTTTGGCATCGGAAAAGGATCAGAGTAGTGCTTTGGAGAACTACACAATTGCCCTGAGTCTCGATCCGTCGAATCGCAAAGCAATTACGGGTCTACTGGCCATGGGACAACCAACAGGAAATACCAAAATTGACAATTCCTACGTGACCCCGTCAACTGTTGAGGAGGGCACAAGCTACCCATATGAACTGGAGGAGATCCCAGCACCAGACATTGAATCCGAGAGTGAAGCTATGTGGTCCGATGTGGAGGTTGAGATTAACTCAACATAA